A stretch of DNA from Spirosoma endbachense:
CTCATTCGCCTGTGAGCTACGTTTAGCTAAATTTTGAAAGGTTACTCGTTGGCCTGTATTCTGGAAGGTCATAGACTCTTCGTTAAAACGTAAAGCATAGCTTTCATTCTTGTGCTCCTGGCCAATATAATTGCCTTTGAGCACACACAGATGACGCAGGCTTGGATCATTTGGATCCCGGCGAAGCTCAAGTAGCGCCCGCATCTTGCCCTCAAAGCCTACACTTCCGATTACATTATCTTTTGAAGGTACCAAGAGATCGGTTCGCTTCCCGGTGTGGTGGAGGAAAAGAATTAAACATTGGTGCCGCTGAGCAATTTCAGAAAAGATCTGAATAAAAGAGCGGACCCTATTCAACGCATTCAAATCACCATCATAAATGTCCGAGAAAGCATCTATAAACACGCAGTCCACTGGATGATCTTGTAGATAGTCATTGAGGTCTGATGCTAATCCAGGCGTCTCGAATACATAACCAAGGTTTTCATCGGCATTCTCATCCGAACTAGAATCACTAGGTAGACGATTAAATAAGGCTGACATCGCTTGATCATTGTCTTCTGTACTGATATACAGTGCTTTTCCGAATCGAAGGTTTAGCGGGAATCCCAGGAATTCAGACTCTTTATTGGCAATTGAATAAGCCAGTTGCCGTAATAATGAACTCTTGCCAGTATCCGAACTTCCAGCTAAAGCTGCCACCCCAACCTGAGGAAAGAAGGGAGTAAGCAGTGTCGGTACTTCTTTGAAGTTAAGTTTCTTTAGCTGTTTGACAGTAATTACCCGAAGGCCCTTGTTTTGACTAGAGTTTATTTCTGCTAAGACTTTTGATAAACTCACCTCTTGTTTGGGAACGACTACAGAACTATCTGATTTAATGTCCTCACTTATATAGGCTCGGTGTAAACTCTTCACCTGCTGTCCGTCAGTAGTCATATTGACTACTTGGGTTGTTTTTTTATCTAACATTTTGTTTAAAATTTGGCCGCTCTAACTCATTAACCTTATGTAAATGACTGGCAACTACTCTAATAACCTCTTTTGTCCATATATAGTTCATTAACATCCATATATATGGAACCTATAAATCACGATAATGGTTTTAATTATATGAAAGTAAAGATTAGAGACTTTAATCAGGTCGAGCAAAGTAAAATTCAAAATGTAAAACTTGCAATAGGTCAGGAACAATACCATCTGGGAGATATTGACGAATGGGGATTTACCTCCCGAAATATCTTTCGATGGGCTGAAGACGACTACTTGTTAAGCGCTCGAAGTAGTACCCAAAAACGGACGAGATTTTCCTTCTTGGACTATATCTGGATCAAGATCCTACTCTGCATGTCTGATCTAGGAGTTAGTAAAAAAAGCATTTCCCAAGGTACTGGTCAGAGTGGCAAAGAGGGTAACGTAGGCAAGATCATCCGTTGTCTAGCTGCTCTCCCACTACAAGGTATGATAGTTTCAGAGGTGGTTCAAAGTAGTCAAGCCAATGCTGTTCTTAAAGCTATTAAAGTTAATGCTTATCAGGCCCTAAACGAGATAATTGTCGATAGCATTTTAACTCAGGCGAAGTACCAGCTTCGCATACATAGGGAAGGGGTCTGTCAACTGTGGCGGAATGAGCTACTAGTCGTTTCTACTGATAGTCATTTGGAAGTCGATTCTAAGTCGTTCGTTCAAATAGATTTCTGGGATCTTTTAACCGATTTTATCGTGGGCCGAATTCGGATAGGAGATGGCAAAGATTTAATGTGGAAAGGCTTCTTGACGAATCCAGAAGGGACTTTGGTCGAACACCTGAGGTACATAGGCATTATAAAAGAGCTAATGGTAGAGGTAAATGGACAGGAGCCAAAGGTTTTACCAGTTGCTAAGGAGGTAACAAAAGAAGTTGCTCAATACCTTGCCAAACGCATGGTCAAAGGTGATTACCAAAAGATAACTTACATGATAGGTAACACAACAACCTCGTTTTCGAGTAGTGATGATGCTGCCGACTGAATGATTTTATGCTCCCTCAAAAACTGAGTTTGAGCAAAAGTAATTATTACCAATAAATCAATGATAAGCATAGCAGAATGTCGTCGGCTATTAACTAGAAATGGACTTTCCATGACTGATGACCAAGTAGAGTTGATTCGCCAGACTCTACTGCAATTGGCGGAAGTAGAGTATCAGCAATTTAAGTTAAATCAACAAAATGCTTTTATAAGCAATGGAAACTCAAGCGATCATATATACACGAGTCTCGACCGAGGACCAAAAGGAAAATGGATTCAGCCTACAGGACCAGGAAGCGCGACTGCGTAAATACTGTCAGCAAAATGGCATAGAGATTATCG
This window harbors:
- a CDS encoding AAA family ATPase, which produces MLDKKTTQVVNMTTDGQQVKSLHRAYISEDIKSDSSVVVPKQEVSLSKVLAEINSSQNKGLRVITVKQLKKLNFKEVPTLLTPFFPQVGVAALAGSSDTGKSSLLRQLAYSIANKESEFLGFPLNLRFGKALYISTEDNDQAMSALFNRLPSDSSSDENADENLGYVFETPGLASDLNDYLQDHPVDCVFIDAFSDIYDGDLNALNRVRSFIQIFSEIAQRHQCLILFLHHTGKRTDLLVPSKDNVIGSVGFEGKMRALLELRRDPNDPSLRHLCVLKGNYIGQEHKNESYALRFNEESMTFQNTGQRVTFQNLAKRSSQANEAKQQATDLAIASYFQENKSIREIQALFESRGYPWKRSTIHKIINDHKQSKAVAQAPITFVDTVQPINLASQQGLRYEMDPESHFED